A single Nicotiana tabacum cultivar K326 chromosome 5, ASM71507v2, whole genome shotgun sequence DNA region contains:
- the LOC142180995 gene encoding uncharacterized protein LOC142180995: MKVDQRHATSKLISGYIIDNLRDQRFEVTPAFIMAEMQKLHGIDIGYHKAWRDIQCASTLIRGTPEENYDLLSSYLYMMKSKNLGTYTNIKIDDNNRFPYMFYAYGSSITGWNYCRPVIAVDTNFLKSKFRGVLMISASNDANNQKISLAFGIAESENNNSYEWRKEFDLYMSDIAKVDKKTYDYLMEEPPERWARSCSPRRRYDMLTTNIVVSMNFVLLEARELPILRMMDFI, encoded by the exons ATGAAAGTTGATCAAAGGCATGCAACTTCAAAGTTGATTAGTGGTTACATTATTGACAATCTTCGAGACCAAAGGTTTGAAGTTACACCAGCTTTTATCATGGCAGAAATGCAAAAATTGCATGGAATAGACATTGGGTATCACAAGGCGTGGCGTGATATTCAATGTGCTTCAACTTTAATAAGAGGAACTCCTGAAGAGAATTATGATTTATTGTCTTCATACTTGTATATGATGAAAAGTAAAAATCTGGGAACATATACTAACATAAAGATAGACGACAACAACAG GTTTCCttatatgttttatgcatatGGATCATCAATAACTGGTTGGAATTATTGTAGACCAGTGATTGCTGTTGATACAAATTTTTTGAAGTCAAAATTTCgtggtgttttaatgatttcagCTTCAAATGATGCAAATAACCAAAAAATTTCACTAgcctttggaattgcagaatctGAAAATAACAATTCCTATGAGTG GCGCAAAGAATTTGATCTATACATGTCAGATATAGCAAAAGTAGATAAGAAGACTTATGACTACTTGATGGAAGAACCACCAGAAAGGTGGGCACGTTCTTGTAGTCCACGACGAAGAtatgacatgctcacaacaaacATAGTTGTGTCAATGAATTTTGTGCTATTAGAAGCAAGGGAGCTTCCTATATTAAGAATGATGGATTTCATCTAA